One genomic region from Nocardia vinacea encodes:
- a CDS encoding SDR family NAD(P)-dependent oxidoreductase, with amino-acid sequence MTRASADNADLRGQIRRNRRNRDLTGQHVLITGASSGIGRAAALAVADKGAIVFLLARRADELTAVVEEIRAEGGSAYGYQCDVTDSDSVDHAVKTILDEHGHIDMLVNNAGRSIRRAIHRSTDRLHDFERTMAVNYFGAVRLTLALLPQMRERKFGHIVNISSAGVQVATPRFAAYLASKAALDKFAEVAAVETMADGVTFTTIHMPLVRTPMITPSGDQGPSESPEWAAATIVRALSERPKRIDVPLGTFAEYGALLTPKLRDRILHRYYRALPDSPAAKGEQADTEEPAESPVPQRGPRHQSTARRVTGTAMRRAARWVPGTHW; translated from the coding sequence ATGACCCGAGCCTCCGCTGACAACGCCGACCTGCGCGGGCAGATCCGGCGCAATCGCCGCAACCGCGACCTGACGGGGCAGCATGTGCTCATTACCGGCGCGTCCTCCGGCATCGGCCGGGCCGCCGCGCTGGCCGTCGCGGATAAGGGCGCCATCGTCTTCCTGCTCGCCCGGCGCGCCGACGAACTCACGGCGGTGGTCGAGGAGATCCGGGCCGAGGGCGGCAGCGCCTACGGATATCAGTGCGACGTAACCGATTCCGACTCCGTCGACCACGCCGTCAAGACCATCCTGGACGAGCACGGCCACATCGACATGCTGGTGAACAATGCGGGCCGCTCGATTCGTCGCGCCATCCACCGCTCCACCGACCGGCTGCACGATTTCGAACGCACCATGGCGGTCAACTACTTCGGCGCCGTGCGGTTGACGCTGGCGCTGCTGCCGCAGATGCGCGAGCGCAAGTTCGGCCACATCGTCAATATCAGCAGTGCGGGCGTGCAGGTGGCCACGCCGCGCTTCGCCGCCTACCTCGCGAGCAAGGCGGCGCTGGATAAGTTCGCCGAGGTCGCGGCGGTCGAAACCATGGCCGACGGTGTCACCTTCACCACCATCCACATGCCGCTGGTGCGCACCCCGATGATCACCCCGAGCGGCGACCAGGGGCCATCGGAGTCGCCCGAATGGGCGGCCGCGACCATCGTGCGCGCGCTGAGCGAGCGACCCAAGCGCATCGATGTTCCGCTCGGCACCTTCGCCGAATACGGCGCACTGCTCACCCCGAAGCTGCGCGACCGCATCCTGCACCGCTACTACCGGGCCCTACCCGACTCCCCCGCCGCCAAGGGCGAGCAGGCGGATACCGAGGAACCGGCGGAATCCCCTGTGCCACAACGCGGACCGCGCCATCAGTCGACGGCCCGCCGAGTCACCGGCACCGCCATGCGCCGCGCCGCCCGCTGGGTGCCGGGCACCCATTGGTAA
- a CDS encoding YdeI/OmpD-associated family protein produces MPAQDRPVLFFPDEQSFRDWLLTNHASADGVWLRFAKKDSGRVSLNHAGALRQALCFGWIDGQARGEDAEFWQVGFTPRRKRSPWSLRNIGLVAELIVQGLMHPAGQAEIDRAKADGRWDLAYGASVVPADFLAALARNPEAEAFFQTLGNQQRAAVGYLLADAVKPETRARRIEKFVQKFADGQTLG; encoded by the coding sequence GTGCCCGCGCAAGACCGTCCGGTTCTGTTCTTCCCCGACGAGCAGTCGTTCCGCGACTGGCTCCTGACCAACCATGCCTCGGCGGACGGAGTCTGGCTGCGCTTCGCCAAAAAGGACTCCGGACGCGTTTCGCTGAACCATGCCGGCGCGCTGCGGCAGGCACTGTGCTTCGGGTGGATCGATGGGCAGGCGCGCGGTGAGGATGCGGAGTTCTGGCAGGTCGGCTTCACCCCGCGGCGTAAGCGCAGCCCGTGGTCTTTGCGCAATATCGGCCTGGTCGCCGAGTTGATCGTGCAGGGGCTGATGCATCCGGCCGGACAGGCCGAGATCGATCGGGCCAAGGCCGACGGCCGCTGGGACCTGGCGTACGGCGCGTCGGTAGTGCCTGCGGATTTCCTCGCGGCACTCGCGCGAAATCCCGAGGCCGAGGCCTTCTTCCAAACCCTCGGCAACCAGCAGCGCGCCGCCGTCGGCTATTTGCTCGCCGATGCCGTCAAGCCCGAGACCAGGGCGCGGCGCATCGAGAAGTTCGTGCAGAAATTCGCCGACGGACAGACGTTGGGCTGA
- a CDS encoding class I SAM-dependent methyltransferase: protein MPSFADFDRRNYRTVDVAAGYDGWAPTYEQTVMDEMDLALLNRLRRPDWGGVRRAADLGCGTGRTGAWLRERGIRHIDGVDVSAGMLARARERAVHTTLTQADVRDTGLASGAYDLVISSLIDEHLDELTPFYAEAWRLAAPGGTCVTVSYHPQFMMVTGMPTHYTPASGEPVAISTHLHLISEQVSAASAAGWVLTEMAEALVDDAWIAAKPKWTELRGHPFTLALVWSRT, encoded by the coding sequence ATGCCCTCTTTCGCCGACTTCGATCGCCGCAACTATCGCACCGTTGATGTCGCCGCCGGGTACGACGGATGGGCACCGACGTATGAGCAGACCGTCATGGACGAGATGGATCTCGCGCTGCTGAATCGGCTACGGCGACCGGACTGGGGTGGGGTGCGACGCGCCGCGGATCTCGGCTGCGGGACCGGGCGGACCGGAGCTTGGTTGCGAGAGCGGGGAATTCGCCATATCGATGGCGTCGACGTGAGTGCGGGAATGCTGGCGCGGGCACGCGAGCGCGCGGTGCACACCACACTCACTCAGGCCGATGTGCGTGACACCGGATTAGCAAGTGGTGCATACGATTTGGTGATCTCCTCGCTGATCGACGAGCACCTGGACGAGCTGACGCCCTTCTACGCCGAAGCCTGGCGGCTGGCCGCACCCGGCGGCACCTGTGTCACGGTCAGCTACCACCCGCAGTTCATGATGGTGACCGGCATGCCGACGCACTACACACCAGCGTCCGGTGAGCCGGTCGCGATCAGCACGCATCTGCACTTGATCAGCGAGCAGGTGTCGGCAGCATCGGCGGCGGGCTGGGTGCTCACCGAGATGGCCGAGGCGCTGGTGGATGACGCATGGATCGCGGCCAAGCCGAAATGGACGGAGCTGCGCGGACATCCGTTCACGCTGGCGCTGGTGTGGTCGCGCACGTAG
- a CDS encoding sucrase ferredoxin — protein sequence MTGFEGMLCSAAAAVDVPLPGTATRVTGWLCVEQPGAWGRDVIGDEVLGQEITAELAARTSAAKVRPTLIRRPGRNDFTGVRTVLIASSRPQRFWCERFEITDLKQLLDLDLNLLNGPPPGIGAPVRDPLILVCAHGKRDQCCALFGRPIAANLATDYPDRVWECSHTGGHRFAPAMVLLPSGLTYGRIDTAAAIAAVEAVGRGAVSLDGLRGRSGHHPVEQVAEIAVREQVSARLDDLTVRLETDSTATDSDLAVVTHRDGRRWRVATRTVEFPPRQASCGAAPKPVTAVVADQIQPLTAGQ from the coding sequence ATGACCGGATTCGAAGGAATGCTCTGCTCGGCGGCGGCCGCGGTCGATGTGCCCTTGCCAGGCACGGCGACTCGGGTGACGGGCTGGTTGTGTGTCGAGCAGCCGGGCGCTTGGGGCCGGGATGTGATCGGTGATGAGGTGCTCGGCCAGGAGATCACTGCTGAACTCGCCGCCCGCACCTCCGCCGCGAAGGTTCGTCCGACACTGATCCGGCGACCGGGCCGCAACGATTTCACCGGTGTCCGAACGGTTTTGATCGCCAGCTCGCGTCCGCAGCGCTTCTGGTGCGAACGCTTCGAGATCACCGACCTGAAGCAGCTGCTCGACCTGGACCTGAACCTGCTGAACGGTCCACCGCCGGGAATCGGTGCGCCCGTGCGTGATCCGCTGATCCTGGTGTGCGCGCACGGAAAACGCGATCAATGCTGCGCGCTGTTCGGCCGTCCCATCGCCGCGAATCTGGCCACCGACTATCCGGACCGGGTCTGGGAGTGCTCGCACACCGGTGGTCACCGCTTCGCACCCGCCATGGTGTTGCTGCCCTCCGGACTGACCTACGGTCGCATCGATACCGCGGCCGCCATCGCGGCGGTCGAAGCCGTGGGGCGCGGTGCGGTTTCGTTGGACGGACTGCGTGGTCGCAGCGGTCATCATCCCGTCGAGCAGGTCGCGGAAATCGCGGTCCGCGAACAGGTTTCGGCGCGCCTCGATGATCTCACCGTTCGCCTCGAAACCGATTCCACCGCAACCGATTCCGATCTTGCCGTGGTAACTCATCGGGACGGCCGCCGCTGGCGTGTGGCGACTCGCACCGTCGAATTCCCACCGCGCCAAGCCAGTTGCGGTGCCGCCCCGAAACCGGTCACCGCCGTTGTGGCCGATCAGATCCAGCCGTTGACGGCAGGGCAGTAG
- a CDS encoding alpha/beta fold hydrolase, translated as MDLAVTRAVLDGVRIAYRDSVVGDGAPVVLVHGMGGDGHTWDRFAHTLVRAGRRVIIPDLRGHGRSAHTESYLFAEFGEDVLKLCDRLELDSVDLVGHSLGGYAVSCVAQERPELVRRLVIEECPMPLRSGDEEVKLTRRFPTIPELWHATTSLIRHPRAVLAFDRSMTRTALEQFRKPNPEWWDRLSDITAPTLVLRGGPGGMVDPEKLAILRDTIPNCTVAAFTCGHSIHRDRYREFEATALPFLATLSPAAI; from the coding sequence GTGGATCTCGCGGTGACCAGGGCTGTGCTCGACGGCGTGCGGATCGCCTATCGGGATTCCGTGGTGGGTGATGGCGCGCCGGTGGTGCTGGTGCACGGTATGGGCGGGGACGGGCATACCTGGGATCGGTTTGCACACACCTTGGTGCGGGCTGGGCGGCGGGTCATCATTCCCGATCTGCGTGGGCACGGGCGCAGCGCGCATACCGAGTCCTATCTGTTCGCCGAATTCGGCGAAGACGTGCTGAAACTGTGTGACCGGCTCGAACTGGATTCGGTGGATCTGGTCGGACATTCGCTGGGTGGCTATGCGGTTTCCTGTGTCGCGCAGGAACGGCCCGAACTGGTGCGGCGGCTGGTCATCGAGGAGTGCCCGATGCCGCTGCGTTCGGGCGATGAAGAGGTGAAGCTGACCCGTCGCTTCCCGACTATTCCGGAACTCTGGCACGCCACCACCAGTCTGATCCGGCATCCGCGCGCGGTGCTCGCCTTCGATCGCTCGATGACGCGGACCGCGCTCGAACAGTTCCGCAAGCCGAATCCGGAGTGGTGGGATCGGCTCTCCGACATCACCGCGCCGACTCTGGTGCTGCGCGGCGGTCCTGGCGGCATGGTCGATCCGGAGAAGCTGGCGATTCTGCGTGACACCATCCCGAACTGCACGGTGGCCGCCTTTACCTGCGGTCACAGCATCCACCGCGACCGCTACCGTGAATTCGAGGCAACCGCGCTGCCGTTCCTCGCGACGCTCTCACCCGCGGCTATCTAG